The following are encoded together in the Glycine max cultivar Williams 82 chromosome 8, Glycine_max_v4.0, whole genome shotgun sequence genome:
- the LOC100783952 gene encoding heat shock 70 kDa protein 16: protein MSVVGFDIGNENCVIAVVRQRGIDVLLNYESKRETPAVVCFSEKQRILGSAGAASAMMHIKSTISQIKRLIGRKFADPDVKKELKMLPGKTSEGQDGGILIHLKYSGEIHVFTPVQFLSMLFAHLKTMTENDLEMPISDCVIGIPSYFTDLQRRAYLDAAKIAGLQPLRLIHDCTATALSYGMYKTDFGSAGPAYVAFIDIGHCDTQVCIASFEFGKMEILSHAFDRSLGGRDFDEVIFSHFAAKFKEEYHIDVYSKTKACFRLRAACEKLKKVLSANLEAPLNIECLMDGKDVKGFITREEFEKLASGLLERVSIPCRRALTDANLTAEKISSVELVGSGSRIPAISTSLTSLFKREPSRQLNASECVARGCALQCAMLSPVYRVREYEVKDVIPFSIGLSSDEGPVAVRSNGVLFPRGQPFPSVKVITFQRSNLFHLEAFYANPDELPPRTSPKISCVTIGPFHGSHGSKIRVKVRVPLDLHGIVSIESATLIKDDMDDLVMAGDYHSNSDAMDIDPISETVTNGFEDDTNKKLEFPCSSADGTRKDNRRLNVPVNENVYGGMTKAEISEALEKELQLAQQDRIVEQTKEKKNSLESFVYDMRSKLFHTYRSFASEQEKDGISRSLQETEEWLYEDGVDETEHAYSSKLEDLKKLVDPIENRYKDDKERVHATRDLSKCILKHRASADSLPPQDKELIINECNKVEQWLKEKIQQQESFPKNTDPILWSSDIKSKTEELNLKCQQILGSNASPSPEDKDKPDTFNDP from the exons ATGAGTGTGGTGGGGTTTGACATTGGTAATGAGAACTGTGTCATTGCTGTAGTTAGGCAACGTGGCATTGATGTTTTGTTGAATTATGAATCCAAACGTGAAACCCCGGCTGTGGTCTGCTTCAGCGAGAAGCAGCGGATTTTGGGGTCTGCTGGTGCTGCTTCTGCTATGATGCACATCAAGTCCACAATATCTCAAATAAAGAGACTAATTGGAAGGAAGTTTGCAGACCCTGATGTGAAAAAAGAGCTGAAAATGCTCCCTGGTAAGACTTCTGAGGGTCAAGATGGAGGCATTTTGATTCACTTGAAGTACTCGGGGGAGATTCATGTATTTACACCTGTTCAATTTCTGTCCATGCTCTTTGCTCACTTAAAGACTATGACCGAAAACGATTTGGAGATGCCCATTTCAGATTGTGTTATTGGGATCCCATCTTACTTTACCGACTTGCAGAGACGGGCGTATCTTGATGCAGCGAAAATTGCCGGGTTGCAGCCTTTGAGATTGATCCATGATTGTACTGCAACTGCCCTTAGTTATGGAATGTATAAAACAGATTTTGGCAGTGCAGGTCCAGCTTATGTTGCATTTATTGACATTGGTCACTGTGATACTCAGGTCTGTATTGCATCATTTGAGTTTGGGAAAATGGAGATACTTTCACATGCATTTGATAGGAGCTTAGGAGGGAGGGACTTTGATGAGGTTATATTTAGTCATTTTGCAGCAAAATTCAAGGAAGAGTACCACATTGACGTGTATTCTAAAACAAAGGCGTGCTTTAGGCTACGTGCAGCATGtgagaaattgaagaaagttTTGAGTGCAAATCTAGAGGCACCTCTAAATATCGAGTGCTTGATGGACGGGAAAGATGTTAAGGGATTTATCACAAGGGAAGAATTTGAGAAGCTGGCATCAGGATTACTGGAGAGAGTTTCTATTCCTTGCCGCAGAGCATTAACTGATGCAAACTTGACAGCAGAGAAGATTTCTTCTGTAGAGCTAGTTGGTTCAGGTTCTAGGATTCCAGCTATAAGTACATCACTAACTTCTCTGTTCAAGAGAGAACCCAGCCGACAGCTGAATGCAAGTGAGTGTGTAGCTCGTGGTTGTGCTCTACAGTGTGCAATGCTCAGTCCTGTTTACCGCGTGAGAGAATACGAG GTCAAGGATGTTATTCCCTTTTCAATTGGACTTTCATCAGATGAAGGTCCAGTTGCTGTGAGATCAAATGGTGTACTTTTCCCAAGAGGCCAACCCTTTCCAAGTGTTAAAGTCATAACCTTTCAGCGAAGTAATTTGTTTCATTTGGAAGCTTTCTATGCTAACCCAGATGAACTACCACCTAGGACATCTCCTAAAATTAGCTGTGTCACG ATTGGTCCTTTCCATGGATCCCATGGTAGTAAGATCAGAGTTAAAGTTAGAGTTCCACTTGATCTGCATGGCATTGTCAGTATTGAATCAGCTACA TTGATCAAGGATGACATGGATGATTTGGTTATGGCTGGTGATTATCATTCAAATTCTGATGCAATGGACATTGATCCCATTTCTGAGACAGTTACCAATGGGTTTGAAGATGATACCAATAAGAAGTTGGAATTTCCATGTAGTTCT GCTGATGGTacaagaaaagataatagaagGCTTAATGTGCCAGTGAATGAGAATGTCTATGGTGGAATGACAAAGGCAGAGATCTCAGAAGCTCTTGAAAAAGAACTCCAGTTAGCCCAACAGGACAGAATTGTAGAGCAAaccaaagaaaagaagaatagcTTGGAGTCTTTTGTTTATGATATGAGGAGTAAG CTCTTCCACACATATCGGAGCTTTGCAAGTGAACAAGAGAAGGATGGCATATCTAGAAGCCTTCAAGAGACTGAGGAATGGCTTTATGAGGATGGTGTTGATGAAACTGAACATGCTTATTCTTCAAAACTGGAAGATCTGAAAAAG CTGGTAGATCCAATTGAGAATCGGTACAAAGATGATAAAGAAAGAGTGCATGCTACACGAGATTTATCAAAGTGCATTTTAAAGCATCGTGCTTCTGCAGATTCCCTTCCACCCCAGGATAAAGAACTG ATCATCAATGAGTGCAATAAAGTGGAGCAGTGGTTGAAAGAGAAGATCCAGCAACAAGAATCATTTCCAAAGAATACTGACCCAATATTATGGTCAAGTGATATCAAGAGCAAGACAGAGGAGTTAAACTT AAAATGCCAACAGATATTGGGATCTAACGCTTCTCCATCTCCAGAAGACAAAGACAAGCCGGATACTTTCAATGATCCATGA
- the LOC100783413 gene encoding uncharacterized protein LOC100783413 isoform 2 (isoform 2 is encoded by transcript variant 3) yields the protein MDQQNQNNTPDGSGEVPLKRKRGRPRKYPKPDSEESSYILVSQNRRQNPVRAEQAPVPPGFEGVNGNQQLQRGQENHSNNAMVGQLVSGVIEAAFDAGYLLSVRVGDSNTTLRGLIFKPGRYVPISPDNDVAPSVPMIQRNEVCFPSRAAQVQTPLPKERNEQPVNVHRVETLAMNGSPSVPQVPGGAVSSSNLVASTRNSVPSVTGQTTHQLPRGNVVPVLPQPNNFTNGVPVSNQPSQAKTQVSLGSGVVAAKEIPVDGNHALVSHTQTSQNLLPTSMQSEGVPPPHNQSSSNVANEDQAKSVRMPGMPFEQLVTEVVKRIQAPSDAMDTKIDNSKSGDITVAKDPSGRQEDKVNEMDQPPILIKPLQAVQSHPQESSTSAPKPADCTETGRVNELLQVLQHNKTENQASSIAAELGSGNKLDDIRNLETGLEDGGTVQSAKPF from the exons ATGGACcagcaaaaccaaaataacactCCAGATGGTTCAGGAGAGGTGCCTTTGAAGCGTAAACGTGGTCGTCCACGGAAATACCCAAAGCCAGATTCAGAGGAGAGTTCCTATATCCTAGTTAGTCAAAATAGAAGGCAGAATCCTGTTCGTGCTGAACAAGCTCCAGTACCTCCTGGATTTGAAGGGGTTAATGGAAATCAACAGCTTCAAAGGGGTCAAGAGAATCATTCAAATAATGCAATGGTGGGCCAGCTAGTTTCCGGTGTAATTGAGGCTGCATTTGATGCAGGATATTTGCTTAGTGTTAGAGTTGGTGATTCTAATACTACTTTGAGGGGGCTAATCTTCAAGCCTGGACGATACGTTCCTATTTCACCTGATAATGATGTTGCTCCGAGTGTTCCAATGATCCAAAGAAATGAAGTTTGCTTCCCCTCAAGAGCTGCTCAGGTTCAAACTCCTCTCCCAAAGGAAAGGAATGAACAGCCTGTGAATGTTCATAGAGTTGAAACTCTTGCAATGAATGGCTCACCATCTGTACCTCAGGTACCTGGAGGAGCTGTCAGTTCTAGTAACTTAGTTGCCTCTACCAGAAACAGCGTGCCTTCTGTGACGGGCCAGACCACTCATCAACTACCTAGAGGTAATGTGGTGCCTGTTCTGCCCCAAcctaataattttacaaatggGGTGCCAGTTTCTAATCAACCATCACAAGCCAAGACCCAAGTTTCTCTAGGGAGTGGAGTGGTTGCTGCTAAAGAAATTCCTGTAGATGGAAACCATGCACTTGTCTCTCACACTCAAACTAGCCAGAATTTATTGCCAACCAGCATGCAAAGTGAAGGTGTTCCTCCACCACATAATCAATCTTCATCCAATGTGGCGAATGAAGATCAAGCTAAATCTGTGAGAATGCCTGGCATGCCTTTTGAGCAACTGGTTACTGAAGTTGTCAAGAGGATCCAAGCTCCGTCAGATGCCATGGATACCAAGATTGACAACAGCAAGTCAGGTGACATTACAGTAGCGAAGGATCCAAGCGGTAGGCAGGAAGACAAAGTTAATGAGATGGATCAACCGCCCATCTTGATTAAGCCTCTGCAAGCTGTACAGTCTCATCCTCAGGAAAGCTCGACGTCTGCTCCAAAACCTGCAGACTGTACTGAAACTGGCAGAGTGAATGAGCTTTTGCAG GTTTTGCAGCATAACAAAACGGAGAATCAGGCATCCTCCATAGCAGCTGAGCTAGGATCTGGAAACAAGTTGGATGATATAAGGAATTTAGAAACTGGACTTGAAGATGGTGGAACTGTTCAATCAGCAAAGCCTTTCTGA
- the LOC100794683 gene encoding nuclear pore complex protein DDB_G0274915 isoform X2 gives MDCRNRDSITENHTSSSSSSSSSSSSSSSSSCDSLSEALLFTTMCIVGHPVDVHVKDGSVYSGIFHTASVHADYGIVLKKARMTKKGKGNSNVGNEGFVDTLVILSSDLVQVVAKGVIFPADGVGGNITGDDEEAVAHNVCSESLTCEVENHTGPLMGAKQVNQLRQAGDDKSNSKGKTDDCGQKSESVNEKIDEKTQNLNSSHESQEVAVEHGSTDRTSSPSDNGLLCNNAPASVKANDRNSERSTSADSVSKNLTQGVDIIQDSQPARSIEISAPRGTDSTRNAKEFKLNPAAKTFSPSFVNPISATSAANMVYIPNSSPPVSVTIQPEVGFNTFASRPSMPLKVAQYSNLTVSNGGSGSQFSQPIVGHVAHRTQPLRYATHYSPVLSEHAYMQPSSPAVMVGRSPQLVYVQPVSHDLIHGTTTVPPVSARPLLNHVQFPKQQGGTIGPAMPVSVPPPVLTSGHQPFALQSHIPLLQPGFPVTRPISVPGPNGFYGTKY, from the exons ATGGATTGCAGAAACAGGGACTCAATCACAGAGAATCacacttcatcatcatcatcatcatcttcttcttcttcttcttcttcttcttcttcgtgtgATTCACTCAGCGAAGCCTTGCTTTTCACCACCATGTGCATCGTTGGCCACCCCGTCGATGTTCACGTTAAGGATGGCTCTGTCTATTCCGGAATCTTCCACACTGCTTCTGTTCACGCCGATTACG GTATTGTTTTGAAGAAAGCAAGGATGACCAAGAAGGGAAAGGGCAACTCTAATGTCGGAAATGAGGGCTTCGTGGATACACTAGTGATTCTATCCAGTGATCTTGTGCAAGTTGTAGCTAAG GGAGTAATATTTCCTGCAGATGGTGTTGGTGGAAACATAACTGGTGATGATGAGGAAGCAGTTGCACATAATGTTTGTTCCGAGAGTCTAACATGTGAGGTAGAGAATCATACAGGACCTTTGATGGGTGCAAAACAGGTTAATCAATTAAG ACAAGCTGGAGACGACAAGTCAAACTCAAAAGGGAAAACTGATGACTGTGGACAGAAGTCTGAGTCtgttaatgaaaaaatt GATGAAAAGACTCAAAACCTCAATTCAAGCCATGAAA GTCAAGAGGTAGCTGTTGAGCATGGAAGCACCGATAGGACATCAAGTCCTTCGGATAATGGATTACTCTGCAACAATGCCCCTGCATCTGTTAAGGCCAATGATCGGAATAGTGAAAGGTCTACTTCTGCAGACTCTGTCTCTAAAAATTTAACCCAAGGTGTGGATATCATCCAAGATTCACAGCCAGCAAGGTCCATTGAAATATCTGCTCCAAGGGGTACAGATTCTACCAGAAATGCTAAG GAATTTAAGCTCAATCCAGCTGCCAAAACCTTCTCTCCATCTTTTGTGAATCCTATATCAGCAACTTCTGCTGCAAACATGGTATACATACCAAATAGCTCTCCTCCAGTCTCTGTTACTATTCAACCTGAAGTTGGATTCAATACTTTTGCTTCTCGGCCATCAATGCCTCTTAAAGTTGCACAGTACAGTAATTTGACAGTGAGCAATGGTGGCAGTGGCTCTCAATTTTCACAGCCT ATTGTTGGACATGTGGCACATAGAACCCAACCTCTACGGTATGCTACACATTACAGTCCAGTTTTGTCTGAACATGCTTATATGCAACCAAGCTCTCCTGCT GTTATGGTTGGACGTTCCCCCCAGTTAGTCTATGTTCAGCCAGTTTCCCAT GATTTGATTCATGGAACAACAACTGTCCCACCAGTCTCAGCTCGCCCTCTGTTGAATCATGTACAATTTCCAAAGCAGCAgg GAGGAACAATTGGTCCAGCAATGCCAGTTTCTGTTCCCCCTCCTGTCCTAACAAGTGGACATCAGCCCTTTGCACTTCAAAGCCACATTCCCCTTCTGCAACCTGGCTTTCCTGTCACTCGACCTATTTCAGTCCCTGGACCAAATGGTTTCTATGGCACTAAgtattag
- the LOC100783413 gene encoding uncharacterized protein LOC100783413 isoform 1 (isoform 1 is encoded by transcript variant 2) codes for MDQQNQNNTPDGSGEVPLKRKRGRPRKYPKPDSEESSYILVSQNRRQNPVRAEQAPVPPGFEGVNGNQQLQRGQENHSNNAMVGQLVSGVIEAAFDAGYLLSVRVGDSNTTLRGLIFKPGRYVPISPDNDVAPSVPMIQRNEVCFPSRAAQVQTPLPKERNEQPVNVHRVETLAMNGSPSVPQVPGGAVSSSNLVASTRNSVPSVTGQTTHQLPRGNVVPVLPQPNNFTNGVPVSNQPSQAKTQVSLGSGVVAAKEIPVDGNHALVSHTQTSQNLLPTSMQSEGVPPPHNQSSSNVANEDQAKSVRMPGMPFEQLVTEVVKRIQAPSDAMDTKIDNSKSGDITVAKDPSGRQEDKVNEMDQPPILIKPLQAVQSHPQESSTSAPKPADCTETGRVNELLQHNKTENQASSIAAELGSGNKLDDIRNLETGLEDGGTVQSAKPF; via the exons ATGGACcagcaaaaccaaaataacactCCAGATGGTTCAGGAGAGGTGCCTTTGAAGCGTAAACGTGGTCGTCCACGGAAATACCCAAAGCCAGATTCAGAGGAGAGTTCCTATATCCTAGTTAGTCAAAATAGAAGGCAGAATCCTGTTCGTGCTGAACAAGCTCCAGTACCTCCTGGATTTGAAGGGGTTAATGGAAATCAACAGCTTCAAAGGGGTCAAGAGAATCATTCAAATAATGCAATGGTGGGCCAGCTAGTTTCCGGTGTAATTGAGGCTGCATTTGATGCAGGATATTTGCTTAGTGTTAGAGTTGGTGATTCTAATACTACTTTGAGGGGGCTAATCTTCAAGCCTGGACGATACGTTCCTATTTCACCTGATAATGATGTTGCTCCGAGTGTTCCAATGATCCAAAGAAATGAAGTTTGCTTCCCCTCAAGAGCTGCTCAGGTTCAAACTCCTCTCCCAAAGGAAAGGAATGAACAGCCTGTGAATGTTCATAGAGTTGAAACTCTTGCAATGAATGGCTCACCATCTGTACCTCAGGTACCTGGAGGAGCTGTCAGTTCTAGTAACTTAGTTGCCTCTACCAGAAACAGCGTGCCTTCTGTGACGGGCCAGACCACTCATCAACTACCTAGAGGTAATGTGGTGCCTGTTCTGCCCCAAcctaataattttacaaatggGGTGCCAGTTTCTAATCAACCATCACAAGCCAAGACCCAAGTTTCTCTAGGGAGTGGAGTGGTTGCTGCTAAAGAAATTCCTGTAGATGGAAACCATGCACTTGTCTCTCACACTCAAACTAGCCAGAATTTATTGCCAACCAGCATGCAAAGTGAAGGTGTTCCTCCACCACATAATCAATCTTCATCCAATGTGGCGAATGAAGATCAAGCTAAATCTGTGAGAATGCCTGGCATGCCTTTTGAGCAACTGGTTACTGAAGTTGTCAAGAGGATCCAAGCTCCGTCAGATGCCATGGATACCAAGATTGACAACAGCAAGTCAGGTGACATTACAGTAGCGAAGGATCCAAGCGGTAGGCAGGAAGACAAAGTTAATGAGATGGATCAACCGCCCATCTTGATTAAGCCTCTGCAAGCTGTACAGTCTCATCCTCAGGAAAGCTCGACGTCTGCTCCAAAACCTGCAGACTGTACTGAAACTGGCAGAGTGAATGAGCTTTTGCAG CATAACAAAACGGAGAATCAGGCATCCTCCATAGCAGCTGAGCTAGGATCTGGAAACAAGTTGGATGATATAAGGAATTTAGAAACTGGACTTGAAGATGGTGGAACTGTTCAATCAGCAAAGCCTTTCTGA
- the LOC100794683 gene encoding nuclear pore complex protein DDB_G0274915 isoform X1 has protein sequence MDCRNRDSITENHTSSSSSSSSSSSSSSSSSCDSLSEALLFTTMCIVGHPVDVHVKDGSVYSGIFHTASVHADYGIVLKKARMTKKGKGNSNVGNEGFVDTLVILSSDLVQVVAKGVIFPADGVGGNITGDDEEAVAHNVCSESLTCEVENHTGPLMGAKQVNQLRQAGDDKSNSKGKTDDCGQKSESVNEKIDEKTQNLNSSHETDTCPGQEVAVEHGSTDRTSSPSDNGLLCNNAPASVKANDRNSERSTSADSVSKNLTQGVDIIQDSQPARSIEISAPRGTDSTRNAKEFKLNPAAKTFSPSFVNPISATSAANMVYIPNSSPPVSVTIQPEVGFNTFASRPSMPLKVAQYSNLTVSNGGSGSQFSQPIVGHVAHRTQPLRYATHYSPVLSEHAYMQPSSPAVMVGRSPQLVYVQPVSHDLIHGTTTVPPVSARPLLNHVQFPKQQGGTIGPAMPVSVPPPVLTSGHQPFALQSHIPLLQPGFPVTRPISVPGPNGFYGTKY, from the exons ATGGATTGCAGAAACAGGGACTCAATCACAGAGAATCacacttcatcatcatcatcatcatcttcttcttcttcttcttcttcttcttcttcgtgtgATTCACTCAGCGAAGCCTTGCTTTTCACCACCATGTGCATCGTTGGCCACCCCGTCGATGTTCACGTTAAGGATGGCTCTGTCTATTCCGGAATCTTCCACACTGCTTCTGTTCACGCCGATTACG GTATTGTTTTGAAGAAAGCAAGGATGACCAAGAAGGGAAAGGGCAACTCTAATGTCGGAAATGAGGGCTTCGTGGATACACTAGTGATTCTATCCAGTGATCTTGTGCAAGTTGTAGCTAAG GGAGTAATATTTCCTGCAGATGGTGTTGGTGGAAACATAACTGGTGATGATGAGGAAGCAGTTGCACATAATGTTTGTTCCGAGAGTCTAACATGTGAGGTAGAGAATCATACAGGACCTTTGATGGGTGCAAAACAGGTTAATCAATTAAG ACAAGCTGGAGACGACAAGTCAAACTCAAAAGGGAAAACTGATGACTGTGGACAGAAGTCTGAGTCtgttaatgaaaaaatt GATGAAAAGACTCAAAACCTCAATTCAAGCCATGAAA CTGATACATGTCCAGGTCAAGAGGTAGCTGTTGAGCATGGAAGCACCGATAGGACATCAAGTCCTTCGGATAATGGATTACTCTGCAACAATGCCCCTGCATCTGTTAAGGCCAATGATCGGAATAGTGAAAGGTCTACTTCTGCAGACTCTGTCTCTAAAAATTTAACCCAAGGTGTGGATATCATCCAAGATTCACAGCCAGCAAGGTCCATTGAAATATCTGCTCCAAGGGGTACAGATTCTACCAGAAATGCTAAG GAATTTAAGCTCAATCCAGCTGCCAAAACCTTCTCTCCATCTTTTGTGAATCCTATATCAGCAACTTCTGCTGCAAACATGGTATACATACCAAATAGCTCTCCTCCAGTCTCTGTTACTATTCAACCTGAAGTTGGATTCAATACTTTTGCTTCTCGGCCATCAATGCCTCTTAAAGTTGCACAGTACAGTAATTTGACAGTGAGCAATGGTGGCAGTGGCTCTCAATTTTCACAGCCT ATTGTTGGACATGTGGCACATAGAACCCAACCTCTACGGTATGCTACACATTACAGTCCAGTTTTGTCTGAACATGCTTATATGCAACCAAGCTCTCCTGCT GTTATGGTTGGACGTTCCCCCCAGTTAGTCTATGTTCAGCCAGTTTCCCAT GATTTGATTCATGGAACAACAACTGTCCCACCAGTCTCAGCTCGCCCTCTGTTGAATCATGTACAATTTCCAAAGCAGCAgg GAGGAACAATTGGTCCAGCAATGCCAGTTTCTGTTCCCCCTCCTGTCCTAACAAGTGGACATCAGCCCTTTGCACTTCAAAGCCACATTCCCCTTCTGCAACCTGGCTTTCCTGTCACTCGACCTATTTCAGTCCCTGGACCAAATGGTTTCTATGGCACTAAgtattag